From the genome of Deinococcus sp. JMULE3, one region includes:
- the scpB gene encoding SMC-Scp complex subunit ScpB translates to MSAPSLQALIGAALLAAGRPVTVRELAGVLGVPEDAAQRATDAFAARVQGADLGFVVEAVAGGYRLVVPPVTAPHLAPLLSPPPLPALSSAALEVLAVIAYRQPVTRAEIEAMRGGSASTVVTLQERELVKVVGRSDAVGQPLLYGTTERFLLEFGLTSLGDLPPLESGNFAHLLRG, encoded by the coding sequence GTGAGCGCGCCCAGCCTGCAGGCGCTGATCGGGGCGGCACTGCTCGCGGCGGGTCGTCCGGTGACGGTGCGGGAACTGGCTGGGGTACTGGGCGTGCCGGAGGATGCCGCGCAGCGGGCGACCGACGCGTTTGCCGCGCGGGTGCAGGGGGCGGACCTGGGGTTCGTGGTCGAGGCGGTGGCCGGCGGGTACCGGCTGGTGGTGCCGCCGGTGACGGCCCCGCACCTCGCGCCGCTGCTGTCCCCGCCGCCGCTCCCGGCGCTGAGCAGCGCGGCGCTGGAGGTCCTGGCCGTGATCGCGTACCGGCAGCCGGTGACCCGCGCGGAGATCGAGGCGATGCGCGGCGGGAGCGCCAGTACGGTCGTGACCCTGCAGGAACGGGAACTCGTGAAGGTCGTGGGCCGTTCGGACGCGGTGGGGCAGCCGCTGCTGTACGGCACGACCGAGCGCTTCCTGCTGGAATTCGGCCTGACGTCCCTGGGGGACCTGCCGCCGCTGGAATCGGGGAATTTCGCGCATCTGCTGCGCGGCTGA
- a CDS encoding DUF4388 domain-containing protein: MTKSTASLETFDFLELLYLLAEQGRSGVLYVFRPDGQFQAWLEGGRVRHLQLGQDQGVPALVRLMRDPIGRFHFDEGVTHPNPRLDASLDEVTLEALEALPVQDLPFEGPARITSPERVRRMRWSLKELDVLKMIDAQKPVKDLVDDPDVKRMLLKLFRIGLLVPRRSRTARLVVTITRQVRDVVLVDEVIFRRWKEDIVRHPQFVAVRSDTGQVFSLPVRVGSNLTTQLMIPPELLMRTTLRAGESVLVKPV, encoded by the coding sequence ATGACCAAGTCCACCGCGAGCCTCGAAACCTTCGACTTCCTGGAACTGCTGTACCTGCTCGCCGAGCAGGGCCGCAGCGGCGTGCTGTACGTGTTCCGTCCTGACGGGCAGTTCCAGGCGTGGCTGGAGGGCGGCCGGGTGCGTCACCTGCAACTCGGGCAGGATCAGGGCGTGCCGGCCCTGGTGCGGCTGATGCGTGACCCGATCGGACGTTTTCATTTCGACGAGGGGGTCACGCACCCGAATCCGCGACTGGACGCCTCGCTGGATGAGGTGACGCTGGAGGCGCTGGAGGCGCTGCCCGTGCAGGACCTGCCGTTCGAGGGTCCGGCGCGGATCACGTCCCCGGAGCGGGTGCGGCGGATGCGCTGGAGTCTGAAGGAACTGGACGTCCTGAAGATGATCGACGCGCAGAAACCCGTGAAGGACCTCGTGGATGACCCGGACGTGAAGCGGATGCTGCTGAAACTGTTCCGGATCGGACTGCTGGTGCCTCGGCGGTCGCGCACGGCGCGGCTGGTCGTGACGATCACGCGGCAGGTGCGCGACGTGGTGCTGGTCGACGAGGTCATCTTCCGCCGCTGGAAGGAGGACATCGTGCGCCACCCGCAGTTCGTGGCGGTCCGCAGCGACACCGGGCAGGTGTTCTCCCTGCCGGTGCGGGTGGGATCGAACCTCACGACGCAACTGATGATCCCGCCGGAACTGCTGATGCGCACCACGCTGCGCGCCGGGGAGAGCGTCCTCGTCAAACCTGTCTGA
- the gatA gene encoding Asp-tRNA(Asn)/Glu-tRNA(Gln) amidotransferase subunit GatA has translation MAFTSAATQARRVQARDLSPQDLTDQALNRIEAARDLNAVVSVNPNAQAQAQAVQTRLDAGETLPLAGVPVIVKDNINVTGTETTCGSRILRGYVSPYDATASARLTRAGAVIVAKANMDEFAMGSSTESSAHGPTLNPWDTGRVPGGSSGGSAVAVAANLVDVSLGSDTGGSVRQPAAFTGVYGLKPTYGRVSRSGLVAYASSLDQIGPFARTAEDLALIMNVIAGHDPHDATSLDAPPTFAAGTPDDLRGLRVGVITESLAGNTAGVDATLNATLDALRGAGATVSEVSLPELRYAIAAYYLIAMPEASSNLARFDGMVYGQRAQGSDLTEAMTLTREQGFGPEVQRRILIGTYALSSGYYDAYYSKAMKVRRLIADRFTQAFGQFDVLVTPTSPFPAFRRGEKTSDPLAMYAADVDTVAINLAGLPALSVPAGFDTAEGVRLPVGIQFIAPPLQDERLVRIAGGLEGIGIAQPQVAPGY, from the coding sequence ATGGCCTTCACCTCCGCCGCAACTCAGGCGCGCCGCGTTCAGGCGCGTGACCTCTCCCCGCAGGACCTGACCGATCAGGCCCTGAACCGCATCGAGGCGGCCCGCGACCTGAATGCCGTCGTCAGCGTGAATCCGAACGCGCAGGCTCAGGCACAGGCCGTGCAGACACGTCTGGACGCCGGGGAGACCCTGCCGCTGGCGGGCGTGCCGGTCATCGTGAAGGACAACATCAACGTGACGGGCACCGAGACGACCTGCGGGAGCCGCATCCTGCGCGGGTACGTCAGTCCCTACGACGCGACGGCCTCCGCGCGCCTGACCCGCGCGGGCGCCGTGATCGTCGCGAAGGCGAACATGGACGAGTTCGCGATGGGCAGCTCCACCGAGAGCAGCGCGCACGGCCCCACCCTGAACCCCTGGGATACCGGGCGCGTGCCGGGCGGCAGCAGCGGCGGGAGCGCCGTGGCGGTCGCGGCGAACCTCGTGGACGTCAGCCTGGGCAGCGACACGGGCGGCAGCGTCCGGCAGCCCGCCGCGTTCACCGGCGTGTACGGCCTGAAACCCACCTACGGCCGCGTGAGCCGCTCGGGGCTGGTCGCGTACGCCAGCAGCCTCGACCAGATCGGGCCGTTCGCCCGCACCGCGGAGGACCTGGCGCTGATCATGAACGTCATCGCCGGGCACGACCCGCACGACGCCACCAGCCTGGACGCGCCCCCCACCTTCGCGGCGGGCACCCCGGACGACCTGCGCGGCCTGCGCGTGGGCGTGATCACCGAGAGCCTCGCGGGGAACACGGCGGGCGTGGACGCCACCCTGAACGCCACGCTGGACGCCCTGCGCGGCGCGGGCGCGACCGTCAGCGAGGTCAGCCTGCCCGAACTGCGGTACGCCATCGCCGCGTACTACCTGATCGCGATGCCCGAGGCGAGCAGCAACCTCGCCCGCTTCGACGGCATGGTGTACGGCCAGCGCGCCCAGGGCAGCGACCTGACCGAGGCGATGACCCTCACCCGCGAGCAGGGCTTCGGGCCCGAGGTGCAGCGCCGCATCCTGATCGGCACCTACGCCCTGAGTAGCGGGTACTACGACGCGTACTACAGCAAGGCCATGAAGGTCCGCCGCCTGATCGCCGACCGCTTCACCCAGGCCTTCGGGCAGTTCGACGTGCTCGTCACGCCCACCAGTCCGTTCCCCGCCTTCCGGCGCGGCGAGAAGACCAGCGATCCCCTGGCCATGTACGCCGCCGACGTGGACACCGTCGCCATCAACCTCGCGGGCCTGCCCGCCCTGAGCGTCCCCGCCGGATTCGACACGGCGGAGGGCGTGCGCCTCCCGGTCGGCATCCAGTTCATCGCGCCGCCCCTCCAGGACGAACGCCTCGTCCGGATTGCGGGCGGCCTGGAAGGCATCGGCATCGCGCAACCGCAGGTGGCCCCGGGGTACTGA
- the truB gene encoding tRNA pseudouridine(55) synthase TruB yields MPVIAVDKPLNLTSHDVVNRARRARGTKRVGHTGTLDPLATGVLVLCVDDSTKVVQFMEADSKDYLAWISLGAGTPTLDAEGPVEEVAEVPTLDAARVQELLNTFTGPQAQVPPQYSAIQVGGQRAYAVARAGGTLDLPARNVVIHSLNLLGVYPSVDAAPRTFDPQHWTPVDASTTGNGHTFTLPPALGEYPTLLVRASVGSGTYLRSLARDVGAALGVPAHLGGLVRTRVGRYDLRGAVTVNDLPGATGIPDLAALDFPVIEADDRLARELRQGKRPAHTAQGRHVITLGGDLVAVVDGNGEQLKVVRAWA; encoded by the coding sequence ATGCCCGTGATTGCCGTGGACAAGCCGCTGAACCTCACCTCGCACGATGTCGTGAACCGCGCGAGGCGGGCGCGCGGCACGAAACGCGTCGGGCACACCGGCACGCTGGACCCGCTGGCAACCGGGGTGCTGGTGCTATGCGTGGACGACAGCACGAAGGTCGTGCAGTTCATGGAGGCCGACAGCAAGGATTACCTCGCGTGGATCAGCCTCGGGGCCGGTACGCCGACCCTGGACGCCGAGGGGCCCGTGGAGGAGGTCGCAGAGGTACCCACGCTGGACGCCGCGCGCGTGCAGGAGCTCCTGAACACCTTCACCGGTCCGCAGGCGCAGGTGCCGCCGCAGTACAGTGCCATTCAGGTGGGTGGCCAGCGGGCCTACGCGGTCGCCCGCGCCGGGGGCACGCTGGACCTGCCCGCGCGGAACGTGGTGATCCACTCGCTGAACCTGCTGGGCGTGTACCCCAGCGTGGACGCCGCGCCGCGCACTTTCGACCCGCAGCACTGGACCCCGGTGGACGCCAGCACAACTGGAAACGGGCACACCTTCACGCTGCCGCCCGCGCTGGGCGAGTACCCCACCCTGCTCGTCCGCGCCAGCGTGGGCAGCGGCACGTACCTGCGCTCCCTCGCCCGCGACGTGGGCGCCGCTCTGGGCGTGCCCGCGCACCTGGGCGGCCTGGTCCGCACCCGCGTGGGCCGCTACGACCTGCGGGGCGCCGTGACCGTGAACGACCTGCCCGGCGCGACCGGCATTCCCGACCTCGCCGCGCTGGACTTCCCCGTCATCGAGGCCGACGACCGCCTCGCCCGCGAACTGCGCCAGGGCAAACGCCCGGCCCACACCGCACAGGGCCGCCACGTCATCACCCTGGGCGGCGACCTCGTGGCCGTCGTGGACGGCAACGGCGAACAGCTGAAAGTCGTGCGCGCCTGGGCGTAA
- a CDS encoding pseudouridine synthase: protein MSPERLQKRLARAGVASRRAAEEMIAAGRITVNGEVAVLGRSVTDADDIRLDGQLIETESVPKVTYMLYKPRGYVTTARDEYGRRNVLDAMPRIPGLHPVGRLDRDSEGLLLLTTDGDLTLTMTHPRFGHEKAYRAWTDGPAEPTQADLDALTDGSLKLEDGPARALQATPARGGAFVTLGEGRNRQVRRMLEDIGHPVTRLLRYRVGGLWLGNMEVGEYQQLDERDLQDLLHPEKVPAAIWDRQWERIQKRWG, encoded by the coding sequence ATGAGCCCTGAACGCCTCCAGAAACGCCTCGCCCGCGCGGGGGTCGCGTCGCGCCGCGCCGCCGAGGAGATGATCGCGGCCGGGCGGATCACCGTGAACGGCGAGGTCGCCGTGCTGGGCCGCTCCGTCACCGACGCGGACGACATCCGTCTGGACGGGCAGCTCATCGAGACCGAGAGCGTCCCGAAGGTCACGTACATGCTGTACAAACCGCGCGGGTACGTCACGACCGCCCGCGACGAGTACGGCCGCCGCAACGTCCTCGACGCCATGCCGCGCATCCCGGGCCTGCACCCGGTGGGCCGCCTGGACCGCGACTCGGAAGGGCTGCTGCTCCTGACGACCGACGGTGACCTGACGCTGACCATGACCCACCCCCGCTTCGGGCACGAGAAGGCCTACCGCGCCTGGACGGACGGCCCGGCGGAACCCACCCAGGCGGACCTGGACGCCCTGACCGACGGCAGCCTGAAGCTGGAGGACGGCCCGGCGCGGGCGCTGCAGGCGACACCGGCGCGCGGCGGGGCGTTCGTGACGCTCGGCGAGGGCCGCAACCGGCAGGTGCGCCGCATGCTCGAAGACATCGGCCACCCGGTGACGCGCCTGCTGCGCTACCGCGTGGGTGGCCTGTGGCTGGGCAACATGGAGGTCGGCGAGTACCAGCAGCTCGACGAGCGGGACCTGCAGGACCTCCTGCACCCGGAGAAGGTCCCGGCGGCCATCTGGGACCGCCAGTGGGAACGCATCCAGAAACGCTGGGGATAA
- a CDS encoding DUF423 domain-containing protein, with amino-acid sequence MTPSRTLRSGAILAALAVALGAFAAHGLKPRLDAAMLANFETGARYQMYAALALLALGTQPGQRRAPGFLLAGAVIFSGSLYVLALTGVKVLGAVTPIGGALMIAGFVLAALDVKKGV; translated from the coding sequence ATGACCCCCTCCCGCACCCTGAGAAGCGGCGCGATCCTGGCCGCGCTGGCCGTCGCGCTGGGCGCCTTCGCCGCGCACGGCCTGAAACCCCGCCTGGACGCCGCGATGCTCGCCAACTTCGAGACCGGCGCCCGCTACCAGATGTACGCCGCGCTGGCGTTGCTCGCGCTGGGCACCCAGCCGGGCCAGCGCCGCGCGCCCGGCTTCCTGCTCGCCGGGGCCGTGATCTTCAGCGGCAGCCTGTACGTGCTGGCCCTGACCGGCGTGAAGGTGCTCGGCGCGGTCACGCCCATCGGCGGCGCGCTCATGATCGCCGGGTTCGTACTGGCCGCGCTGGACGTGAAGAAGGGGGTGTAG
- the mraZ gene encoding division/cell wall cluster transcriptional repressor MraZ, whose protein sequence is MPFGEYPYTIDDKGRVVMPPAFRDFVEDGMILTRGMEGCLYVFPLSSWKRVEDQLEGLPLTDAESRAFVRFFYSGANKARLDNQSRVSVPQTLRAFAGLDSEVIVAGAPGRLELWNPARWEAAITAVQDNPPKPDLLTNFVA, encoded by the coding sequence TTGCCGTTTGGAGAGTACCCGTACACCATCGACGACAAGGGCCGCGTGGTCATGCCACCCGCGTTCCGTGACTTCGTGGAGGACGGCATGATCCTGACGCGCGGCATGGAGGGCTGCCTGTACGTGTTTCCGCTGTCCAGCTGGAAACGCGTGGAGGACCAGCTCGAGGGCCTGCCGCTCACGGACGCCGAGTCTCGCGCGTTCGTGCGGTTCTTCTACTCTGGCGCGAACAAGGCGCGACTGGACAACCAGAGCCGCGTGTCGGTCCCGCAGACGCTGCGGGCCTTCGCGGGGCTGGACAGCGAGGTGATCGTGGCCGGCGCGCCCGGTCGCCTTGAACTGTGGAATCCGGCGCGCTGGGAAGCGGCCATCACGGCCGTGCAGGACAACCCCCCCAAACCTGACCTTCTCACGAACTTCGTGGCGTGA
- the rsmH gene encoding 16S rRNA (cytosine(1402)-N(4))-methyltransferase RsmH has product MTDPDFPTDSHATPTGEALQSDLTPDPDGDTLSHVPVLAAEVLEMLQPAPGKVFVDGTLGGAGHTGLLLAAGARVYGIDQDPYALNRARTANPHGLTVLEGNYRDMVSLLSGVGVTQVDGILLDIGVSSFQLDDTARGFSYHTEAPLDMRMSQSGESAADVVNEYDAEELASIIYEYGEDRLSRRIARAILAAREQAPIETTVQLADIVKRAYPGFSKGIHPARRTFQALRIHVNDELGALRDGLAAAETLLAPGGRLAVISFHSLEDRIVKRFLLGSEVLEPLTKRPVVAAEEEQETNPRARSAKLRGAQRVTP; this is encoded by the coding sequence ATGACTGACCCTGACTTTCCCACTGACTCCCACGCGACCCCGACCGGGGAAGCGCTTCAATCCGACCTCACCCCCGACCCTGACGGGGACACCCTCTCGCACGTACCCGTCCTGGCGGCCGAGGTGCTGGAGATGCTCCAGCCCGCGCCCGGCAAGGTGTTCGTGGACGGCACGCTGGGCGGCGCCGGGCACACGGGTCTGCTGCTCGCGGCGGGTGCCCGCGTGTACGGCATCGATCAGGACCCCTACGCCCTGAACCGCGCCCGCACCGCGAATCCGCACGGTCTGACGGTGCTGGAAGGCAACTACCGCGATATGGTCTCGCTGCTCTCCGGGGTGGGCGTGACGCAGGTGGACGGCATCCTGCTCGACATCGGCGTGAGTTCCTTCCAGCTGGACGACACCGCGCGCGGGTTCTCGTACCACACCGAGGCGCCGCTGGACATGCGCATGAGCCAGTCGGGCGAGAGCGCCGCCGACGTGGTCAACGAGTACGACGCCGAGGAACTGGCGTCGATCATCTACGAGTACGGCGAGGACCGCCTGTCGCGCCGCATCGCGCGGGCCATCCTCGCCGCGCGTGAGCAGGCGCCCATCGAGACGACCGTGCAACTGGCCGACATCGTCAAGCGGGCGTACCCCGGCTTCTCGAAGGGCATCCACCCGGCGCGGCGGACCTTCCAGGCGCTGCGCATCCACGTGAACGACGAACTCGGCGCGCTGCGCGACGGACTGGCCGCCGCGGAGACGCTGCTGGCGCCCGGTGGGCGGCTGGCGGTCATCAGCTTCCACTCGCTGGAGGACCGCATCGTGAAGCGGTTCCTGCTGGGCAGCGAGGTGCTGGAGCCTCTCACGAAACGCCCTGTGGTCGCTGCGGAAGAGGAGCAGGAGACCAACCCGCGCGCCCGCAGTGCGAAACTGCGCGGCGCGCAGCGGGTGACCCCATGA
- a CDS encoding penicillin-binding protein 2, whose product MEVKIRTRSALMRLIALAMFLTLVWAYAQLEWGAPQSVKQRVVQARGSILSADGRVLATSVNGKRVYPQGTLAGQLVGMMGDTEGLEGLEAAYNGALTSGQNLKLTLDSQVQAAAEAALARAVPEHQAKYGSVMVLETRTGRVLAAATYPPFNPNEWRRYSDDDRRNRPFIDLFEPGSTVKALVVAAAMNEGLTTPNTLYSTPMSRFVGGRWGSRIGDAVAHPATLTTQGVLRYSSNVGMTHIVEKFDPERMRNYLAQYGFGQEVALPVVPTGRGSLRPLAEWGELVRATNSFGQGMNGTNLQLVAAFNVLANDGQYVSPRLIENAGGLERREVLRPEVARTTRQLLLNVINEGIFGQAGIEGYDLAGKTGTAQVVVDGRYSSTVYDSVFAGFLPAEAPRVTITVMVHGAKKNHHGSQLAAPIFREISAQVLSSWGAAPHAQNEP is encoded by the coding sequence GTGGAAGTAAAGATCCGCACCCGCTCGGCCCTGATGCGCCTGATCGCCCTGGCGATGTTCCTGACGCTGGTCTGGGCGTACGCGCAGCTGGAGTGGGGCGCGCCGCAGAGCGTCAAGCAGCGCGTGGTGCAGGCGCGCGGCTCGATCCTGTCCGCCGACGGGCGCGTGCTGGCGACCAGCGTGAACGGGAAGCGGGTGTACCCGCAGGGCACGCTGGCCGGGCAGCTGGTCGGCATGATGGGCGACACCGAGGGCCTGGAGGGTCTGGAGGCCGCGTACAACGGCGCGCTGACGTCCGGGCAGAACCTGAAGCTGACGCTGGACTCGCAGGTACAGGCGGCGGCCGAGGCGGCGCTGGCCCGGGCGGTCCCGGAGCATCAGGCGAAGTACGGTTCGGTGATGGTCCTCGAAACCCGCACGGGCCGCGTCCTGGCGGCCGCGACGTACCCGCCGTTCAACCCGAACGAGTGGCGCCGGTACTCTGACGATGACCGGCGCAACCGGCCGTTCATCGACCTGTTCGAGCCGGGTTCGACCGTGAAGGCGCTGGTGGTGGCTGCCGCGATGAACGAGGGCCTGACCACCCCGAACACGCTGTACAGCACGCCCATGAGCCGCTTCGTGGGGGGGCGCTGGGGGAGCCGCATCGGGGACGCGGTGGCGCACCCGGCGACGCTGACCACGCAGGGCGTCCTGCGCTACAGCAGCAACGTCGGTATGACGCACATCGTCGAGAAGTTCGACCCTGAACGCATGCGCAACTACCTGGCGCAGTACGGGTTCGGGCAGGAGGTGGCGCTGCCGGTCGTGCCTACGGGCCGGGGGTCGCTGCGCCCGCTGGCCGAGTGGGGCGAACTGGTCCGCGCGACGAACTCGTTCGGGCAGGGCATGAACGGCACGAACCTGCAACTGGTGGCGGCGTTCAACGTGCTGGCGAACGACGGGCAGTACGTGTCGCCGCGCCTGATCGAGAACGCCGGTGGCCTGGAACGGCGCGAGGTGTTGCGGCCCGAGGTGGCGCGCACCACGCGGCAGCTGCTGCTGAACGTGATCAACGAGGGCATCTTCGGGCAGGCCGGGATCGAGGGCTACGACCTGGCGGGGAAGACCGGCACGGCTCAGGTGGTCGTGGACGGGCGGTACTCCAGCACGGTGTACGACAGTGTGTTCGCGGGATTCCTGCCTGCAGAGGCGCCGCGCGTGACGATCACGGTGATGGTGCACGGGGCGAAGAAAAATCATCACGGGTCGCAGTTAGCCGCGCCGATCTTCCGGGAGATCTCGGCGCAGGTGCTGTCGTCGTGGGGGGCCGCGCCACACGCCCAGAACGAGCCATGA
- a CDS encoding 3D domain-containing protein has product MFQAPIRRLQALIVALLGFSVAAAQTTLPTAPALPASTVATDAVRDALAQTAPTQNSAQQAAQNQAAQNRAAGVAATQASDTVAVTPIRGKSVIARSTAYNSTPGQTDATPFITATGTRTRPGVIALSRDLLRIFPYGTRVMIEDLSGRYSSMLKGRVFIVEDTMAARKTNSVDVWMPTRSEALNWGARQIRITAIR; this is encoded by the coding sequence ATGTTCCAAGCCCCCATCCGCCGACTGCAAGCCCTGATCGTGGCCCTTCTCGGCTTCAGCGTCGCCGCTGCCCAGACCACCCTGCCCACCGCCCCGGCCCTCCCGGCCAGCACCGTCGCCACCGACGCCGTCCGCGACGCCCTGGCCCAGACCGCCCCCACCCAGAACAGCGCCCAGCAGGCCGCCCAGAACCAGGCCGCGCAGAACCGCGCCGCGGGCGTCGCCGCCACGCAGGCCAGCGACACCGTCGCCGTCACGCCCATCCGCGGCAAGAGCGTCATCGCGCGCAGCACCGCCTACAACAGCACCCCCGGTCAGACCGACGCCACGCCGTTCATCACCGCGACCGGCACCCGCACCCGCCCCGGCGTGATCGCGCTGTCCCGCGACCTCCTGCGCATCTTCCCGTACGGTACCCGCGTCATGATCGAGGACCTGAGCGGCCGCTACAGCAGCATGCTCAAGGGCCGCGTGTTCATCGTGGAAGACACCATGGCCGCCCGCAAGACCAACTCCGTGGACGTCTGGATGCCCACCCGCAGCGAGGCCCTGAACTGGGGCGCCCGGCAGATCCGCATCACCGCCATCCGCTGA
- a CDS encoding ABC transporter permease — protein MTAPDRTLAWTLARAHLRRRRTQNVLTILGIAVGVMALIAALSLTNGFTRALISATLRASPHLSVTSYTPSGPSPDLEQAIRADGRVQAFTPFLADKGLLTRPASSGRAAGVDFTTLFGVSRDAARVLDLPPEERLTLGTLKDGEVMLGAALARSVGAFSGEEVRLLNSSQRRTTLKVRGVFQTGNYLIDSAYAFTNLKTLQQLQGTTTITGYQLRLFNPDLAPRVGDDLTRTRAYSALPWQSLYGTLLDQLALQKRVIAFVVLLIVVVAAFGIANVLTLAVFEKTQEIAILRAIGATRALITRVFLIEGLILGFGGLLLGNVLGLGISAYFTVRPFTLPGDLYFITTLPVEVKLTDILAVNAIGLTTTLLAALIPARRAASVEPGRIIR, from the coding sequence ATGACTGCCCCCGACCGGACGCTCGCCTGGACGCTGGCCCGCGCGCACCTGCGCCGCCGCCGCACCCAGAACGTCCTGACCATCCTGGGCATCGCGGTGGGCGTCATGGCGCTGATCGCCGCGCTGAGCCTCACGAACGGCTTCACCCGCGCCCTGATCAGCGCTACCCTGCGCGCCAGCCCGCACCTGAGCGTCACCAGTTACACGCCCAGCGGCCCCAGCCCGGACCTGGAACAGGCCATCCGCGCCGACGGGCGCGTGCAGGCCTTCACGCCGTTCCTGGCTGACAAGGGCCTCCTGACCCGCCCCGCCAGCAGTGGCCGCGCCGCCGGGGTGGACTTCACCACGCTGTTCGGCGTGAGCCGCGACGCCGCGCGGGTGCTGGACCTGCCCCCCGAGGAACGCCTGACCCTGGGCACCCTGAAAGACGGCGAGGTCATGCTGGGCGCCGCCCTGGCCCGCAGCGTCGGCGCATTCAGCGGCGAGGAGGTCCGCCTGCTGAACAGCAGCCAGCGCCGCACCACCCTGAAGGTCCGGGGCGTGTTCCAGACCGGGAACTACCTGATCGACTCCGCCTACGCCTTCACCAACCTGAAGACCCTGCAACAGCTGCAGGGCACCACGACCATCACCGGGTACCAGCTGCGCCTGTTCAACCCGGACCTCGCCCCCAGGGTCGGCGACGACCTGACCCGCACCCGCGCGTACTCGGCGCTCCCCTGGCAGAGCCTGTACGGCACGCTGCTCGACCAGCTGGCCCTGCAGAAGCGGGTCATCGCGTTCGTGGTGCTGCTGATCGTCGTGGTCGCCGCGTTCGGCATCGCGAACGTGCTGACGCTCGCCGTGTTCGAGAAGACCCAGGAGATCGCCATCCTGCGCGCCATCGGCGCCACCCGAGCCCTGATCACCCGCGTGTTCCTGATCGAGGGCCTGATCCTGGGCTTCGGCGGCCTGCTGCTGGGCAACGTCCTGGGCCTGGGCATCAGCGCGTACTTCACCGTGCGCCCGTTCACGCTGCCCGGTGACCTGTACTTCATCACCACGCTGCCGGTCGAGGTGAAACTCACCGACATCCTCGCCGTGAACGCCATCGGCCTGACCACCACCCTGCTGGCCGCGCTGATCCCCGCCCGGCGCGCCGCGAGCGTGGAACCCGGCCGGATCATCCGCTGA
- a CDS encoding 4a-hydroxytetrahydrobiopterin dehydratase, whose translation MAYDPRIGYDSARKLTDGDVLQGKPDGWWGDSGKLYRDYPFQNFMEGVNFAVRVAQQAEERGHHPDIHIHYHYVRVNYYTHDAGGVTQLDLDAARALDALLAADAHSGNEQA comes from the coding sequence ATGGCGTACGACCCCCGCATCGGCTACGACTCAGCGCGCAAACTCACCGACGGCGATGTCCTGCAGGGCAAACCCGACGGCTGGTGGGGCGACTCCGGGAAACTGTACCGCGACTACCCCTTCCAGAACTTCATGGAGGGCGTGAACTTCGCCGTGCGCGTCGCGCAGCAGGCCGAGGAACGCGGCCACCACCCGGACATCCACATCCACTACCACTACGTCCGCGTGAACTACTACACCCACGACGCGGGCGGCGTCACGCAGCTCGACCTGGACGCCGCACGCGCCCTGGACGCCCTGCTCGCCGCAGATGCGCACTCTGGAAACGAGCAGGCTTGA
- a CDS encoding thioesterase family protein, producing MKLRIPDADVLWTEVPDTRRHERTVTVQPGDLDDLDHVNNTVYLAWCEQVAREHALRLGMGTDALTALGAVPVARQHIITYHRPALLGDQVRVRTALTLHAGVRSVRAYALDRVNPGDPEGGVRLAECQTEWVWVDPQSGRPKRAPAQVSAAFGFDG from the coding sequence TTGAAGCTCCGCATTCCCGACGCGGACGTCCTGTGGACCGAGGTGCCGGACACGCGCCGCCACGAGCGGACCGTCACCGTGCAGCCCGGTGACCTGGACGACCTGGACCACGTGAACAACACCGTGTACCTCGCGTGGTGCGAGCAGGTCGCCCGCGAGCACGCCCTGCGCCTGGGCATGGGCACCGACGCCCTGACCGCGCTGGGCGCCGTGCCCGTCGCGCGGCAGCACATCATCACCTACCACCGCCCCGCCCTGCTGGGGGATCAGGTGCGGGTCCGCACCGCGCTGACCCTGCACGCCGGAGTCCGCAGCGTCCGCGCCTACGCCCTGGACCGCGTCAACCCCGGCGACCCCGAGGGCGGCGTCCGCCTCGCCGAATGCCAGACCGAATGGGTCTGGGTGGACCCGCAGTCCGGGCGGCCCAAACGCGCCCCGGCTCAGGTCAGCGCCGCGTTCGGCTTCGACGGCTGA